attatataaagctgaagagtttgtttgtttgtttgtttgtttgtttgtttgtttgtttgtttgtttgaacgcgctaatctcaggaactaccggtccaaacagaaaaattctttttacgttggatagccctttgttcgtggagtgctataggctatatatcatcacgctatacccaataggagcggagcagtaatggctaatctcaggaactaccggtccaaactgaaaattttttttgcgttggatagccctttgttcgtggagtgctataggctatatatcatcacgctatacccaataggagcgggcagtaatggctaatctcaggaactaccggtccaaactgaaaaattctttttgcgttggatagccctttgttcgtggagtgctataggctatatatcatcacgctatacccaataggagcagggcagtaatggctaatctcaggaactaccggtccaaactgaaaaattctatttgcgttggatagccctttgttcgtggagtgctataggctatatatcatcacgctataccaataggagcggagcagtaatggctaatctcaggaactaccgattcgaactgaaaaatttttgtgttgaatagccctttgtttgtggagtgctatagttatatatcatcacgctatgaccaataggagcggagcagtaatggctaatctcaggaactaccagtttgaactaaaaaatcgttttgtgttgatagccctttatttgtgggtgctataggctgtatatcatcacgctatgaccaataggagcggagcagtaatgaaacatgttgcaaaatacggggacaatttattagttttgagattccgttgcgtgcgctgcgtaaacggttaaagttatgcaacaatgatgtatgacgggattgttcctctaaaaagttctacaaaatttattataaaacaaagtccccgctcatctgtctgcctgaacgtcttaaactcaaaactacccatcgtattaagatgaactttggtatggagacagtttgaaaccctgggaagaacataggctcccggaaactactacttttataatggaaaactttagcctgaaaactttataacgcgggcggagccgcgagcaaaagctagtaatattataagtgtatcGTATTTATACCAGATTCTTATCCGACTACCGCGACCTGATGGCGTGGATCAACTCCATGATGGCGCTGGTGAGTTCGGAGGAGCTTGCCAACGACGTCACCGGCGCCGAAGCGCTGCTCGAGAGGCACCAGGTACTGTACCTCTATATCATGATCCCAACTATAATCAATTGTATTGTTTATACCCttcgtaaactgtttaataCGACTTAGCTATTGAATGGCGCTGTTCTTTACTTATACATCTCGGAGACAGTAGACTGCACTGGGAATTTTCCCTGGTAGAGAAATTAATTCTATACCATATAAAGTGAACTTACACAAGTAACTATAGAGCTACTCATTAGAGTTACTATAAGGTTACTCATTAGAGTAACTATAAAATTACTCATTCGAGTAACTGTAAGTTACTTtcagagtattttattttaaaccctgTTCGACGCATTGCCATCGCTCTTACTGATCTTTGCGAGACTATATTGTCTAAGACTTGTTTATGAGAAGTATAAGAAACTAAAACGGAGCATTCAATGACTAATTGATTAAACATTTACATTATGTTCATTTCAATCTAAAATGTACCCTCATAATGTGTACAAAATGTGTACGTTAATACCATCCGTCCTTCATGGTGTTCATATACAAGGTGTGTGTTCTAGACCCAGCGTTTGGAGATAGACGCGCGTTACGGCATAATGCCGCAGGTCAGACGATTGCACGCATGTGTGTCCAGAACCTAACTGTATTAATACACCGCGGACAAGTGGATTGCTTTTGATTGCTGTAATTGTGGTTGAAACCATAATGGTATTAGTAATGTGATGTACCATCTATTCAATTCATAATTACAGACGTTAAAAGGAATTCATATTGTACAGACAATGTGCAGATTTGTTTCGTAATtccaaatttgttttaattaattttatgtattattttaatggcTTTATAGGGTGCGTAGTGCCACAAGCCGTAAGCCCACAGCTTTATAGAAACGTAGATCATAATAAAACGTAATGATCTCATCAGAATATCGATTAGTGTAGCCAGTACTTCCTTTagtttaactatatttttagcCTGAAAAAAAAGTTTCTCATTCTTAAAATAGCCGGTCTCCTTCATAATAAATTTTGCTATCCTCATTTATAAGCTgaccctgccaggctaacataCGTATAGTCAGGTTAAAAAACTAAATCACATCGAATTAAATTCTAGATTTAGTCGAAAAATAGACTCCCAGTCGATTCTATCATAATATCcgtaaacatatattttcacAGTCCTCATTTTAGAAATCTGTATTATCAAACAAATCTGcacatattagtttttaataatccaACACTACCACAGTTGATGTGCTTTTTCCGAAACGAGTCGAAATTCCTATCATAGGTGACGTTCGGCGGCACGCGGGCGCGACCAGACACGTAGTCTAGGCGACTGACTCTAACATCACGCCATAATATAACACGCGCAATATTCATGTATCAGTGTTGTGGGATGTGTACggagattttttaaaacaattattgataagtttggcaaaatatttttttaagtggcTGACTTAAGGTAATCAAAGTGTTGTTGCACAACCCTAAGAAATATCTGCAACAGTTTGAAACATGTAACATATTTATCTTAcctccttaaaataaatatttagaaaaaaataattaaataatgtttttagaaatttccGTACATATGTCAAGGCCCCTAGTAAAGTCCAGTTCGTTTCCCTTCATGTTTCAGTGTGTTTGTTCACGTCTCCTTATTCTTTGTAATGTGACTCCTCTAATCGTATCGATCACGTGTTGTTTTGTGTGTTGTGTAATTAAAAcgcttttatttttagtttaataaagttcaaaattccAAATTCCTCTTCATACAATTCCTTTCAATCTTACCCATGAATCTGCCAATAGTATTAAAAccattcaatttttatattttttttttataaatgtatctaTCAATAGTAAAATCGTGAGAATTTTTAAGCaggattcaaataaaatgtgtcATTCTGTACTATGCAAAAGTTTATAGAACAATTGTTTTAAGTATGATCATATATGATCATAACTTTTGGCACCCatgcacaatggcccgacttgCTACGGGCTAAGTGCTGAAAAAGGATCCCCTCAAAATAGACCTTCTGGCACCTTTCACACTGTCAAATCACGACAGCCCTTAACATTCTCCATTATATTAATTCAACCTACGATGTAACCTTCAATAGATACCGTATTAAGAAAATTTTTAACTAAACTGCTGTATGAAATTGTATGGAACCAAAATCATCTGATTGATTCTTTTAAAAGTTGAATAAATGTATGTCTACTGGTTGGCTAGTGCCATCAATATGTATATTCTATTGGTATAAAAGTTACGACTATATCGTAAACTTTGATATGGCGTCTATTGAAGATCCACCATAATATAACCCATGCCATTGactataaattctaaaatacaTTGCATACAACAGAACACTGCACGGAATGGACGCGCGCGCCGGCACGTTCCAGGCGCTGGAGCTATTTGGCCAACAGCTGCTGCAGGGCGGACACTACGCCAGCGTCGACATTCAGGAGAAGCTCAACAACATGGGCGACGCACGGCAGGAATTGGAGAAGTAAGTGACGTACCTGATAAAGTtacaattgataattataaactgTTTGGAATGCGCAAGAGTGCCTGATCACCTGTCCAAAAGGATTAAAGAAGTTCTCTAGCATTTGGAGGCCCAATTGCATGCTTATAAAATACATTGGTTCTCAGGGCGTGGGTGAGCCGTCGCATGAAGCTGGACCAGAACCTGGAGCTGCAGTTGTTCTACCGCGACTGCGAGCAGGCGGAGGGGTGGATGGCGGCGCGCGAGGCGTGCCCCTGGCGCCGGCCGACCCCGCCGACGCGCACGCGCATGCGCAGAGCGCCGTGGACTCGCTTCCGACTACGCGCAGCCCGACAACGTCGAGCAGCTCATCAAGAAGCACGAGGACTTCGACAAGGCCATCAACGCGCATGTCAGTACACACATAGTAtactacttttaattttattgtatttgccagtgaatatagatatttttattatcattcttGGGGATCATTGCGTATGatgaagatatattttacaaataacacCCATGTGCAAGAATTTACTAGTTGTTATATACAGGATGTTTTACTGACGATGATGACGTTTAAGCAaggaatttgtttaaaattgaaaacTCCATATTTCCATTTTTATCTTTGTAGGAGGAGAAGATCGCACAACTGCAGACCTTGGCCGACCAGCTGATCGCTTCGGACCACTACGCGACCGACGCGATCGACGACAAGCGCAAGCAGGTGCTCGACCGCTGGCGCCATCTCAAGGAGGCGCTCATCGAGAAACGGTCCAGGTAAGATCATAATACTACTTCAATGATTgtcattttattagttattacatATCATGATGGATTAAAATATtaggataaaatattaaaatattaggttGTTTAAATCGCATTATCAGAGGTCACCTTTTAACACCTACTAATACCAAAGTAATTCAGGTAGTTTCCATATTTGTATAATCTTTTCTTTCACAACTACATGTTAAATCGGCcgaactattaattttattataatattttctatagacTGGGCGATGAGCAGACCCTGCAACAGTTCTCTCGCGATGCCGACGAGATGGAGAACTGGATCGCTGAGAAACTGCAGCTCGCCACCGAAGAGAGCTACAAGGTAACAAGTGTTGACGATTACCCTAATTGCCATGTTGAGTTCATTGTGTGTTTAGACAGGCGCATGGATTTATATACTTACCGCATTAGATGGTCAAAAAATAATGAGATACTTTGCCATATTTGTCACGAAATTTTCTGTATATCAATTTACAATTAGAACAAGACAGAGTAATACAATCCAAACTCCACCAAtgtgtcaaaaaataaaacttaaaaatgctaatattatattaatatgtaatatggTTGTGCAGGACCCGGCCAACATCCAGTCGAAGCATCAGAAGCACCAGGCGTTCGAGGCGGAGCTGGCGGCCAACGCGGAGCGCATCCAGTCCGTGCTCGCCATGGGCGGCAACCTCGTGCAGCGCGGGCAGTGCAGCGGCAGCGAGGACGCCGTGCAGGTACGCACCACACACGCGTTATACGGATATGTGATAAATAGTCCTCTTGTTTCGACGCAGCAGGAACTTCTCGATTTGTaatgaaaattcctataaaaatcTCTCATGAGACTAATTCTGATCTGAAGGTATTTTTACCGAGATTGTAATTTACTGTTATATCCATGTGTTCATAAATGCTTTCTTCAATGCAGGCTCGTCTCGCCTCCATCGCGGACCAATGGGAGTTCCTTACCCAGAAGACCACTGAGAAGTCCCTCAAACTGAAGGAGGCCAACAAGCAGCGTACCTACATCGCGGCCGTCAAGGATCTGGACTTCTGGCTCGGAGAGTGGAGAGCTTGCTCACATCGGAGGACTCCGGCAAGGACCTCAGGCCTCCGTGCAGAACCTGATGAAGAAGCACCAGCTTGTAGAGGCTGATATACAGGCTCACGAGGATAGGATCAAGGGTGAGACTTTTTACTTGAttgtttatatacatatatgtggTAATTCCGTGCGGTATTTGACGTGTTAGTTAATTTAACTTGAGCCGTGATCGATAACTTGTCGCTACATTTTGTCTAACTAATATACTGTCTACGTAGATATTTGATAGGCGTCACTAACGTACTTCCTCCCACTAGACATGAACGCGCAGGCGGACGCGCTGGTGTCGAGCGGACAGTTCGACAGCGCGGGTATCGGCGCGCGGCGCTCCGCCATCAACGAGCGGTTCGAGCGCGTGCGCAACCTGGCTGCGCACTGCCGCGCGCGCCTGCACGAGGCTAACACGCTGCACCAATTCTTCAGGGACATCGCCGACGAAGAGTCTTGGATCAAGTAAGTACCGCTGTGGcttcgataaaattttaagtcCTCCACAACTGATCCACACACATATAtctacaaaactataaaaggcaattacaataatttgaaagtttaaatattattaaattaaatccacATTTTAACCTCAAAGGGAGAAGAAACTTCTCGTCGCCTCAGACGACTATGGGCGTGATTTGACCGGCGTCCAAAACCTTCTGAAAAAGCACAAGCGTCTTGAAGCCGAGCTGGCCAGCCACGAACCCGCCATCCAGGCTGTGCAGGAGGCCGGCGAGAAGCTCATGGACGTGTCTAACCTGGGCGTGCCCGAGATCGAGCAGAGGCTGAAGGCTTTGGCCTTGGCCTGGGCTGAACTACAAGCGCTCGCGGCTGAGAGAGGCGCCAAACTGCAGCAGTCGCTTGCCTACCAGCAATTCCTGGCTAAGGTTGACGAGGAGGAAGCATGGATCAGGTAAGATGTCGTGGCATCATGTCGGTAtacattattaagattaaaGAATTTATGACACAAGCAAGTTACTAAACCAATGCTAATACcaaatatgtttattgtataGCGAGAAGCAGCAGCTGGTCGTGGTGGGCGAGTGTGGCGACAGCATGGCGGCGGTGCAGGGGCTGCTGAAGAAGCACGAGGCGTTGGAGGCCGAGCTGGCCGCCCGCGCAGAGCGCGTGCGCGAGCTCGCCGCCGAGGGCGACGCACTGCTGCAGGCCGGCAACCTGCACCCGGACGCACTCGATCACCGCATCCGCGCGCTACAGGTACGCACTCACTGAATATTTACATAGCCACACTACACATGAACtactgattaaattaaattgatgacGCCAACGTACAATGCATCTGACGCAGTTGTGCTATTTCACATACATGATATGCCTCAATATGCGCTCAACTTTAATGTAATAGAATTTTCAACATCTCCAATAGCGAAGCAAGCCAAAATCTAGATAAGCATGTTGCCcaacataagtaataatatccCTTTCTTCCCTAGCCAAGCTGGAGAAACTGACTGGTTTGGCAGCGCGTCGCAAGGCCGCGCTGGTGGACAACTCGCTGTACCTGCAGCTGCTGTGGAAGGCGGACGTAGTGGAGTCGTGGATCGCGGACAAGGAGACGCACGTGCGCTCCGATGAGTTCGGACGAGATCTTTCTACCGTGCAAACGCTGCTTACCAAGCAGGACACCTTCGATGCAGGTCAGTGTAGCCTGTGTGCCCTTGAGACAAAATTGTGGGAGTGTCTTCTTTGGTTTTATGCCAAGTGACAACCGTAGTTTTAAAGACTGTGTTTCGTATTTGCGTTTCCGTGTGATAtagaactattttatatttatacttctaAGGTTAACTTCTAGGTCTTAAAGGTCTTAGGTCTTAAATAAGCTAATGGTTTGTTCGAGCTTGCCTAGAAACACTGTTCACATCATTTGAATTGCGAATACGTTACCGTTAATTAAAGAAAGGAAAAAGCTAATCCTAACCGTAACATTAACCCCACAGGTCTAGCCGCATTCGAGCATGAGGGCATCCAGAACATCACCTCCCTCAAAGAGCAGCTGGTGGCCGCGAACCACGAGCAGACACCTGCTATCGTGAAGCGGCACGCGGACGTGATCTCGCGCTGGCAGCGACTGCTAGCTGACTCGGCAGCGCGCAAACAGCGTCTGCTGCAGCTGCAGGACCAGTTCCGCCAGATCGAGGAATTGTATCTCACATTCGCCAAGAAGGTAaagtaacaatttattaatCTGGTCTAATAGATCGTAGCTTCTAACTAAATCACGAACCGCCACATTATTCTAGTCACATTCCTCAAGGTAACGTTGACAACATTACAGActcatagaatataaaaatatggaatCGACGTCAGGCCCATTCACCATCCGTAGCTAATGTTATCTTGATGCACattatacttacttacataaataaaatcagcATCTTATTTAAGGATACATTTAACAa
This window of the Manduca sexta isolate Smith_Timp_Sample1 unplaced genomic scaffold, JHU_Msex_v1.0 HiC_scaffold_265, whole genome shotgun sequence genome carries:
- the LOC119192342 gene encoding LOW QUALITY PROTEIN: spectrin alpha chain-like (The sequence of the model RefSeq protein was modified relative to this genomic sequence to represent the inferred CDS: inserted 1 base in 1 codon; deleted 2 bases in 1 codon), with the translated sequence MGDARQELEKAWVSRRMKLDQNLELQLFYRDCEQAEGWMAAREACPWQRRGLASDYAQPDNVEQLIKKHEDFDKAINAHEEKIAQLQTLADQLIASDHYATDAIDDKRKQVLDRWRHLKEALIEKRSRLGDEQTLQQFSRDADEMENWIAEKLQLATEESYKDPANIQSKHQKHQAFEAELAANAERIQSVLAMGGNLVQRGQCSGSEDAVQARLASIADQWEFLTQKTTEKSLKLKEANKQRTYIAAVKDLDFWLGEXESLLTSEDSGKDLASVQNLMKKHQLVEADIQAHEDRIKDMNAQADALVSSGQFDSAGIGARRSAINERFERVRNLAAHCRARLHEANTLHQFFRDIADEESWIKEKKLLVASDDYGRDLTGVQNLLKKHKRLEAELASHEPAIQAVQEAGEKLMDVSNLGVPEIEQRLKALALAWAELQALAAERGAKLQQSLAYQQFLAKVDEEEAWISEKQQLVVVGECGDSMAAVQGLLKKHEALEAELAARAERVRELAAEGDALLQAGNLHPDALDHRIRALQAKLEKLTGLAARRKAALVDNSLYLQLLWKADVVESWIADKETHVRSDEFGRDLSTVQTLLTKQDTFDAGLAAFEHEGIQNITSLKEQLVAANHEQTPAIVKRHADVISRWQRLLADSAARKQRLLQLQDQFRQIEELYLTFAKKASAFNSWFENAEEDLTDPVRCNSIEEIRALKDAHAQFQASLSSAQSDFEALAALDEQIKSFNVGANPYTWFTMEALEETWRNLRKIIAERDIELTKEAQRQEENDKLRKEFAKHANAFHQWLTETRTSMMEGTGSLEQELATLRQRAGEVRARRADLRRLEELGAALEEHLILDNRYTEHSTVGLAQQWDQLDQLSMRMQHNLEQQIQARNHSGVSEDALKEFSMMFKHFDKDRSGRLNHHEFKSCLRALGYDLPMVEEGQPDPEFEAILNVVDPNRDGQVSLQEYMAFMISKETENVHSSEEIENAFRAITAHQDRAYVTKDELYANLTKEMADYCVARMKPYVEPKTERPIPNALDYIDFTHTLFQN